The Vitis riparia cultivar Riparia Gloire de Montpellier isolate 1030 chromosome 10, EGFV_Vit.rip_1.0, whole genome shotgun sequence genome includes a region encoding these proteins:
- the LOC117923502 gene encoding protein PHR1-LIKE 2-like isoform X1, with protein MFPGLIQVQPHESIVPQEDLRGSNHRGDPCLVLTSDPKPRLRWTADLHERFVDAVTQLGGANKATPKAIMRTMGVKGLTLFHLKSHLQKYRLGKQSGKDMGEAPKDGISASYLSESPGTSNSSPNLPTSDINEGYEVKEALRVQMEVQSKLHLQVEAEKHLQIRQDAERRYMAMLERACKMLADQFIGGGVIDTDKQKLQGLGATTPTSSSQNLLGFYSLQSGELVRLHGPEDEVLPSLHSQRTDCSTESCLTSHESPAGLPLEGSPAGGKKRMLSLDSMTASLIWSEAKMRTQDVNVPQVETHGIAGYGL; from the exons ATGTTTCCAGGACTGATCCAAGTTCAGCCCCATGAATCGATCGTTCCTCAGGAAGATTTACGGGGCTCGAATCACCGCGGTGACCCTTGCCTCGTCTTGACTTCCGATCCCAAACCCCGCCTCCGATGGACAGCTGACCTCCATGAACGTTTCGTGGATGCCGTGACTCAGCTCGGAGGGGCTAATA aagCTACTCCGAAGGCAATCATGCGGACAATGGGTGTAAAAGGACTGACTCTCTTCCATCTAAAGAGTCACCTCCAG AAATACAGACTAGGTAAGCAATCAGGgaaggatatgggtgaggcaCCCAAAGATG GAATCTCAGCTTCATACCTTTCAGAAAGCCCCGGCACTAGTAATTCTTCTCCAAACTTGCCAACTTCTGATATAAATGA GGGTTATGAAGTCAAGGAAGCACTGAGAGTCCAAATGGAAGTGCAAAGTAAACTACATCTGCAAGTTGAA GCTGAGAAGCACTTGCAGATTCGGCAGGATGCAGAACGAAGATATATGGCCATGCTTGAGAGAGCTTGTAAGATGCTTGCTGATCAATTTATAGGAGGTGGAGTTATAGATACGGACAAACAGAAACTTCAAGGATTGGGGGCTACAACACCCACAAGTTCCTCACAGAATTTACTTGGCTTCTATTCTCTACAATCTGGTGAGTTGGTCAGATTGCATGGCCCTGAAGATGAAGTGCTACCTAGTCTCCATTCCCAGAGGACCGATTGTTCCACTGAAAGCTGCTTGACTTCACACGAGAGTCCTGCAGGGTTGCCTCTGGAAGGATCTCCTGCAGGTGGGAAGAAAAGGATGCTAAGCTTGGACTCAATGACTGCGTCGTTGATTTGGAGTGAAGCCAAAATGAGAACCCAAGATGTCAATGTGCCTCAAGTTGAAACCCATGGAATCGCTGGATATGGCCTTTAA
- the LOC117923502 gene encoding protein PHR1-LIKE 2-like isoform X2, protein MFPGLIQVQPHESIVPQEDLRGSNHRGDPCLVLTSDPKPRLRWTADLHERFVDAVTQLGGANTTPKAIMRTMGVKGLTLFHLKSHLQKYRLGKQSGKDMGEAPKDGISASYLSESPGTSNSSPNLPTSDINEGYEVKEALRVQMEVQSKLHLQVEAEKHLQIRQDAERRYMAMLERACKMLADQFIGGGVIDTDKQKLQGLGATTPTSSSQNLLGFYSLQSGELVRLHGPEDEVLPSLHSQRTDCSTESCLTSHESPAGLPLEGSPAGGKKRMLSLDSMTASLIWSEAKMRTQDVNVPQVETHGIAGYGL, encoded by the exons ATGTTTCCAGGACTGATCCAAGTTCAGCCCCATGAATCGATCGTTCCTCAGGAAGATTTACGGGGCTCGAATCACCGCGGTGACCCTTGCCTCGTCTTGACTTCCGATCCCAAACCCCGCCTCCGATGGACAGCTGACCTCCATGAACGTTTCGTGGATGCCGTGACTCAGCTCGGAGGGGCTAATA CTACTCCGAAGGCAATCATGCGGACAATGGGTGTAAAAGGACTGACTCTCTTCCATCTAAAGAGTCACCTCCAG AAATACAGACTAGGTAAGCAATCAGGgaaggatatgggtgaggcaCCCAAAGATG GAATCTCAGCTTCATACCTTTCAGAAAGCCCCGGCACTAGTAATTCTTCTCCAAACTTGCCAACTTCTGATATAAATGA GGGTTATGAAGTCAAGGAAGCACTGAGAGTCCAAATGGAAGTGCAAAGTAAACTACATCTGCAAGTTGAA GCTGAGAAGCACTTGCAGATTCGGCAGGATGCAGAACGAAGATATATGGCCATGCTTGAGAGAGCTTGTAAGATGCTTGCTGATCAATTTATAGGAGGTGGAGTTATAGATACGGACAAACAGAAACTTCAAGGATTGGGGGCTACAACACCCACAAGTTCCTCACAGAATTTACTTGGCTTCTATTCTCTACAATCTGGTGAGTTGGTCAGATTGCATGGCCCTGAAGATGAAGTGCTACCTAGTCTCCATTCCCAGAGGACCGATTGTTCCACTGAAAGCTGCTTGACTTCACACGAGAGTCCTGCAGGGTTGCCTCTGGAAGGATCTCCTGCAGGTGGGAAGAAAAGGATGCTAAGCTTGGACTCAATGACTGCGTCGTTGATTTGGAGTGAAGCCAAAATGAGAACCCAAGATGTCAATGTGCCTCAAGTTGAAACCCATGGAATCGCTGGATATGGCCTTTAA
- the LOC117923499 gene encoding probable E3 ubiquitin-protein ligase EDA40 isoform X2 has product MWPVGGRVAGVDPRPSLRRLPNLCAICLDPLSYSTGTSPGPAIFTAQCSHAFHFACISSNVRHGSVTCPICRAHWTQLPRNLNPPPCSLAGNQTDPILRILDDSIANFRVHRRSFLRSARYDDDDPIEPDHSPNHPRLHLSLIPLPLTHPTFHPYTLNSAFSYLSPLQNLTSSSSLLPTPEHYTATGQTLYHRAYLSVKLAHQQATDLVLVASPNGPHLRLLKQSMALVVFSLRPVDRLAIVTYSSAAARVFPLRRMTSYGKRTALQVIDRLFYMGQADPIEGLKKGIKILEDRAHKNPQSCILHLSDSPTRSYHAMNMQVPIPIHRFHVGFGFGASNGFVMHEFEEFLARLLGGVIRDIQLRIGDDGRIIRLGELRGGEERRIPLDMGDCEHVCVGYSYVEGGIDDCIRTGETVVCAEDKTETSESAEVGGGDVSLGGRTSSVESWDYHDPYMARRWAKHLHGYRL; this is encoded by the exons ATGTGGCCTGTGGGAGGCCGAGTAGCTGGAGTGGACCCCCGCCCCTCCCTTCGTCGGTTGCCT AACTTGTGCGCAATATGTCTTGACCCCCTGAGTTACAGCACCGGCACCAGCCCAGGCCCGGCTATATTCACCGCTCAATGCTCTCATGCTTTCCACTTTGCCTGCATCTCCTCCAATGTTCGGCATGGTAGTGTCACCTGCCCCATTTGCCGTGCACATTGGACCCAGCTGCCCCGCAACCTTAATCCACCCCCTTGTTCCCTGGCTGGCAACCAAACTGATCCCATCCTCCGGATCCTTGACGACTCCATTGCCAATTTTCGGGTCCACAGGCGTTCGTTTCTACGCTCTGCTCGTTATGATGATGACGACCCCATCGAACCAGACCACTCACCAAACCATCCCCGCCTTCATCTCTCTCTCATACCCCTCCCACTCACTCACCCTACCTTTCATCCATACACGCTCAACAGCGCATTCTCCTACCTTTCTCCACTTCAAAACTTAACCAGCTCCTCATCATTATTGCCAACACCAGAACATTACACAGCAACGGGGCAAACACTTTATCATAGAGCTTATCTCTCTGTTAAATTAGCACACCAGCAAGCAACTGACTTGGTCCTAGTTGCAAGCCCCAATGGACCTCACCTAAGGCTTCTCAAGCAATCCATGGCATTAGTCGTTTTCTCTCTTAGACCAGTTGATCGGTTGGCCATTGTCACCTACTCATCTGCTGCAGCTCGTGTGTTCCCTCTTAGGCGCATGACATCCTATGGGAAACGAACTGCTCTTCAAGTCATTGATCGGCTTTTCTATATGGGGCAAGCTGATCCAATTGAAGGGCTTAAAAAGGGTATTAAGATACTTGAAGATCGTGCCCACAAAAATCCTCAGTCATGTATCCTACACCTGTCTGACAGTCCAACCAGATCTTACCATGCCATGAACATGCAAGTGCCCATTCCAATCCACCGGTTTCATGTGGGATTTGGGTTTGGCGCTTCAAATGGATTTGTGATGCATGAATTTGAAGAGTTCCTAGCAAGATTGCTGGGAGGTGTGATCAGAGATATCCAATTGAGGATTGGGGATGATGGCCGGATTATAAGACTTGGAGAATTAAGAGGTGGTGAAGAGAGGCGAATTCCATTAGACATGGGTGATTGTGAACATGTTTGTGTGGGATACAGCTACGTGGAGGGTGGGATTGACGATTGCATCAGAACAGGGGAAACTGTGGTATGTGCGGAAGATAAGACTGAAACAAGTGAAAGTGCAGAAGTAGGAGGGGGGGATGTGAGCTTAGGTGGGAGGACTAGTAGTGTTGAAAGCTGGGATTACCATGATCCTTATATGGCGAGAAGATGGGCAAAACATTTGCATGGATACAGACTGTGA
- the LOC117923502 gene encoding protein PHR1-LIKE 2-like isoform X3: MFPGLIQVQPHESIVPQEDLRGSNHRGDPCLVLTSDPKPRLRWTADLHERFVDAVTQLGGANKATPKAIMRTMGVKGLTLFHLKSHLQKYRLGKQSGKDMGEAPKDASYLSESPGTSNSSPNLPTSDINEGYEVKEALRVQMEVQSKLHLQVEAEKHLQIRQDAERRYMAMLERACKMLADQFIGGGVIDTDKQKLQGLGATTPTSSSQNLLGFYSLQSGELVRLHGPEDEVLPSLHSQRTDCSTESCLTSHESPAGLPLEGSPAGGKKRMLSLDSMTASLIWSEAKMRTQDVNVPQVETHGIAGYGL; the protein is encoded by the exons ATGTTTCCAGGACTGATCCAAGTTCAGCCCCATGAATCGATCGTTCCTCAGGAAGATTTACGGGGCTCGAATCACCGCGGTGACCCTTGCCTCGTCTTGACTTCCGATCCCAAACCCCGCCTCCGATGGACAGCTGACCTCCATGAACGTTTCGTGGATGCCGTGACTCAGCTCGGAGGGGCTAATA aagCTACTCCGAAGGCAATCATGCGGACAATGGGTGTAAAAGGACTGACTCTCTTCCATCTAAAGAGTCACCTCCAG AAATACAGACTAGGTAAGCAATCAGGgaaggatatgggtgaggcaCCCAAAGATG CTTCATACCTTTCAGAAAGCCCCGGCACTAGTAATTCTTCTCCAAACTTGCCAACTTCTGATATAAATGA GGGTTATGAAGTCAAGGAAGCACTGAGAGTCCAAATGGAAGTGCAAAGTAAACTACATCTGCAAGTTGAA GCTGAGAAGCACTTGCAGATTCGGCAGGATGCAGAACGAAGATATATGGCCATGCTTGAGAGAGCTTGTAAGATGCTTGCTGATCAATTTATAGGAGGTGGAGTTATAGATACGGACAAACAGAAACTTCAAGGATTGGGGGCTACAACACCCACAAGTTCCTCACAGAATTTACTTGGCTTCTATTCTCTACAATCTGGTGAGTTGGTCAGATTGCATGGCCCTGAAGATGAAGTGCTACCTAGTCTCCATTCCCAGAGGACCGATTGTTCCACTGAAAGCTGCTTGACTTCACACGAGAGTCCTGCAGGGTTGCCTCTGGAAGGATCTCCTGCAGGTGGGAAGAAAAGGATGCTAAGCTTGGACTCAATGACTGCGTCGTTGATTTGGAGTGAAGCCAAAATGAGAACCCAAGATGTCAATGTGCCTCAAGTTGAAACCCATGGAATCGCTGGATATGGCCTTTAA